Sequence from the candidate division KSB1 bacterium genome:
CGAGCCGGGCATGCCAATGATCCGGCGTGCTGACGATGACGGCGTCAACATCCGGCCTTGAAAAAATCTCGCGATAGTCGCGCGTGGTGAACACCTCCTTGCCAAAGACTTCGTTGACGCGGGCGCGCCGCCCGTCGTACAAATCCGCCGCCGCGACAAACTCGACGCCCGGCACTTGCAGCGCCGTCCAGGTGTCGATAAAACCGATGATGCCCATGCCGACGGTCGCCAGGCGAATTTTGTCGCTGGGCGCAATCCGTTTGCTGGACTCTCTTAACGGAATCTCTTTGACATGAGCGGAAACAATGCCCGGAACCGCTCCCGCTGCAAGCGCTGAGGTTTTCAAAAAATCCCGGCGCGAATAAATTTTGTTGATTTGCATCGTCTCACCTTCGGATTGGAATGAACGACTTCGACTCAATGAGTATTGCCTCCTGCACACAAAGCTTTTCCAAACGCGACAGCCAGCCATTAGCCAAGCGGTCGGCATAATCTGCCCTGTTTTGAGCAAAAAATCAAGCAAAAAATAATGAGAATGGGAGCGGATTTTATCTTCGAAAAATAAAAACCGCCGGGATTCATAAAATCAGGATCTCCCAGCGGCTTATATTGAGTAGGGGTATGGAAGAGGCAAACGGGTCAACAGCAAACTTGAAAACGAACGGACAGCGACGCCATGATCAAGCTGGCTTGTGGCTGGTGGTTTCCTCTTTTTCCCTGCGGGCCTCGGCGCCGCCGGTCCGTTCACATTTTTTATTTCAGATTCAACTCAGCTTGCGCAACCTCCTGCCGCGCTTTTTCAAAAGCGGCGCGCGGCCGGGTTTGGTACTTTTCCATGTAGCTCATGGCGCGGTCGAGAATCCACACCTCGGTGTCGCGATAAAATTTATAAACCTGCTTGCCGCGCCGCTCGGTTTGCGGATGCAGGTAGCCTTCGCGCACGAAGTAAGCGAGTTTGTCACGATTCAACCCCTTGCCGACATGTTTGATTACCTCGCCGGGGGTATAAGTTTTTACTGACATGCAGGTGGTTCATGATTTGTACAAGTACAAATTCAAGGTTGCAAAATTTAAAACGATTTTTCGAAAAAGTCAAGAGAAATTTTTAGCGAGCAGGAAGAACGGTCGTTTATCGGTTGAGTGGATGACTCACGGTGAGCAGCCGCCAGGATTTGCTGACGTGGTCAAATTCGAGGTTCATTTCATTGGAAACAATCACTTTCACAGTGATCGTCTCGAAGCGGTTTCTCTTGGCGCGCATCTTTTTGCGGCTTTCAATGCGCTGCACGGTGTAATTTTTTCCCTTCCACGTCACTAAAACCGGATTCAATTTGCCTTTTTCAGTCCGAGCGAGGACATCAACGTCTTCATTGATTATGGTCTTCATGTTCACTCCTTTTTCGTTTAGGTGTCTAAAAAGGCACTTTTGTGAAATCAATATAGTGAACATAAATATTCCGGTCAAGAAAAAAAAATTGAATAGCTGAAATTTTTCTTGATCAAACCAACTTTTCTGCCATCAGCAATTTCTCCATTTCATCAACCAGCTCGTTGGCGGCAGGCAAAACAGCTTGGGGATCGGCCACCGCCGCGATGACGTGTTCGATCTGCGCTTCCATTTCCACCGGCAGTTTTGCGCAAAATTTTTTGGCAAAATCGGAAAGTTCTTCGCGATGATGGCGACGCGCAATGCCTCGGACAAGGCTGCCGGGCGCGCTGCTGCAACCCCGCCAGCCAGCCGCTGCGGTCGAATAAAATTTTTGACGTCAAGAGATTGTGCCAAAAGCATGCGGAATAACCCACCCAGGCCTGATGCGTGACATGCACGCGCTCGATCTGTTCTTCCAGCCATTGCGGCTGGTGATACACAAAATCAAAATCCGATTTTTCATCGAAACCCTCAGCGGTGCGCGAGCCGGACAGCGCCACGGCTTCGATGCGGGAAAGCCTGCCGAATTTTTTCGCGACATTTTCAAGGAATTTTAGTCCCCTCAATCTCGCGGAACTCGATATAATCTTTCGCCTTCGCATAAGTTACATCGCAGGCTTTGTGCATCAAGTCAATGAGGATTTCATCCGCCACTCTGACGACGGAATATTTCGCGACGTCGTCCGCGTTGACTTCGGTAATGGCTTTATCAGGCAGATAAAGCAGGGCTTGTTTGATACGATCAACGTTTTCTATCGCGCTGTCGACCAGGAGATCAATATCGCCGGTCGTGCGTGCATAACCGTTGAGAATAATCGCAAACCCGCCAATGACCACGTAATTGACGCCAGCTTGATTGAGTTGCCGGCACAAGACGATCAAATCTTCTATTGTTGGTTCGCGCGAGTACTCTGGGCGAGCATTTTCATCATCCATTCGTCGGCTTCCTCAAAGGTCTTGAACCGATACACTCCGCGCGGACAGATGCCTTTGCTGCCGCGAAGCCGTTGCATGGTTTTTAATAATGTGTTCGCGTTTTCAAGCGTGGCGGCGGTTGTTCCGGCACGCGTACCAACAACCTTCATCGCCATGGTTCTCTTTTCCTCCTGTATAAAAACAATAAAAGGCTGGATCGTCATCGTTTCGATCACCAGTGAAGATCTTAAATCCAACATGTTCTGGCACTCCTTGTAACTCAAAATATTAAATTATTTCATCAACAGCAAGCGCCGGTTCAAGAAAGTTTTTTATCATGATTCAAAAATGGTCGCTCGGAGCAAGCAGAATTTTTCCGCCGCTCATGTCGCCGGCATATTGCCGCAGGCCATCTATCGCCTCCTCCAGCGGCAATCGTGCGCGCACTTCGGTTTTCAAATCGCCGGCAAGAAATTTTTGCGCTTGCATCGCCATTCGCATCCGGCTGAGCGGATTTTTATGTTGCAGCCAGGTCGAAAGCCAGAAGCCGTCGACGTGTTTGTCTTCAAAAATAAAGCCGCGCGGATCGAAACGGCAGGGCTGCTCCGAAAGGCCGCCGTAAATGATGAGGCGCCCTTGTTTCGGCATCGCGCTGAGAACGCGCCCGGCCATCTCACCCGCCACGGCGTCGAAGGCCAGCGACACGCGCAAATCCTGGCAAAGTTTCTTGAGGTCGTCGTCAAAATTGGCGTCGCTGCTGTTAAGCACGTATGTCGCGCCGAGCGCTTGCAGCAGTTCGACCTGCTCCTGGCGGCGCACGATGTTGATAGCGGGAATGCCGAGCCGCTGGCCGAGGCGGAGAATCATTTTTCCCAAGGCGCTCGCCGCAGCGGTTTGCGCGACCGCGCGATGGCGGCCGGCTTGGGCGATCTCCATCAACGCCCACGCGGTCAGCGGATTGACGATCAAACTGGCGCCCTGTTCGAGTGAAATGTTTTTGCGCAGCGGAATGCAGAATTTGGCGGAAGTGACCATGTACTCCGCCCAGGTGCCATCGCCGTTGTACGGCGCGGCGCAAGCCACGCGCCGGCCGATTAACGCGCGCGCCATCAAGCCGCCGCCGGAGGCCACCACCGTACCGCTGGCCTCGAAGCCGGGAATAACCGGCAGCTTTTTCTTGACGTACATGCCGCGCAGAAACATCAGATCGGACGGATTGATCGGCGAGGCGGCGATACGCACCAGCACCTCTCCCGCGCCGGGAGACGGCACCGGCTTCTCGATCAGCGCGAGATTTTCGAGCTTGCCGTCCAAGGCGCGAACCTCCAGCGCCCGCATGGTGGATGAAATGGAAATCGACATTTTTTGCTGGGCTGTTATGAGATTTTCTGATCAACCTGGGTTGGCCTGAAGCTGCTGCGCCACTTGCTCCACTTTTGACCACACCCGCAACAAATTCCCCGAGCAAATCTTGCGGATATCTTCATCCGCATAGCCTTTTTTCAGCAGCTCGTAAATGAGGTTGGGATAATCCGCCACGCTCTTCAAGCCGGTTGGCAGCGTGTCGCCGACGCCGTCAAAATCCGAGCCGAAACCAACGTGATCGACGCCAACCAATTTCACCACGTGATCGATATGCGCAATGACGTCGGAAATATCGGCGTAACCGATCTTGTTCTCGATCCGGAATTTCTGCAAGGCCGATTTTCCCGCCTCGCTGTGGGGATTGATTTTGTTTTTCTGAATGAACTGCCACATTTTTTCTTCGGCGCGGCGAATCGAGTCGCTCAAAAATGAAGAGCCGAAATTGATGTGAATGACGCCGCCGTTTTTCGCCAGCGCTTTGATCATCTCATCGTCCATGTTGCGCTCCCAGCCCGGCGTGAAATGACGGCAGGACGAATGCGACGCCATCACCGGCGCCTGCGAGAGGCGCAGCACTTGATAAAACGTCGAATCTGAAACGTGCGAAACGTCGATCATGATGCCGAGACGATTCATCTCCGCCACGACTTGTTTGCCGAAGGGACTCAAGCCCTTCCAGCGGCGGTTGGGATCGTAAGACGAATCGGAAATGTGATTGCTTTTGGAATGTGCCAGCGTGATGTAACGAATGCCGCGCGCGTAAAAATGCCGCAGGTTCTCCAGCCTGCCTTCAATGGGCGAGCCGTTTTCCATGCCCATCGGCAGCGAGATGAGTCCCCGGGCAAACTGCGCCTGCACGTCCGCGACGGATTTGGCGACCGCGAATTTATCCGGCCAATCTTTTGCAAATTTTTCCACCATGTCAATCAGGCTGTCCGCCAGCTTCTTGGCGCCGCCTTTTTCTTCGTATACCGCCGGAACGTAGATCGACATGAACGGCGCGTCGAGGCCGCCGGCTTTGGCGCGCACGTAGTCAAAATCGCCGTCCGCCGTGCGTTGCGAAATATCCGCCATCTTCTCGCCCAGGCGGTACGGCACGTCGACGTGCGTGTCGACGATGATAAATTCATGCGCCAGCTTATTGGCTTTTTCGCGCAGCTCGGCGTCGGTTAACGTTTTGGGTGGTGGTGGTGGTTGTTCACAAGCCCAAGCCCCGCAAATGAGAAACAACAACGCTGGGTGAAACCATTTCATTTCGCTCTCTCCGTTGGGTTTAAAAAACAATCGGCACGTAATCCACATCATCGGTGTAATCCGTTACTCAAAACCACTTGTTCTGCAATTTCGGCGCTCGATAGGTTTCCAGATAAGAGAAAACACTCGCCGGATCCGGCGCGAGGTGATAAAGCTGGCGCGAATCCGGCTTGGCGAAGCGTTCTTCATAAATGTGCTCGCACAGCCGGACGAAATGATCGTAGAAGCGATTGGTATTTACGAGCACGATGGGCTTGGTGTGCATTTGCAATTGTTTGAGCGTGAGAATTTCAAAAATTTCCTCGAGCGTCCCGAAGCCGTCGGGAAGCGCCACAAAGGCGTCGGCGCGCGCTTCCATGATGGCCTTGCGGTCGCGCAAATCTTTGGTGATAATCAGCTCGTCAGCGTTGTTGTAACCAACTTCTTTGTCTTGCAGCGATTGGGGAATGACGCCGATCACCTTGCCGCCATGTTGGTGCACCGCCCGCGCCACCGCGCCCATCAACCCGATCCGGCCGCCGCCGTAAATCAGTGTGTCGCCGCGCTGCGCCAGCAAAGCGCCAAATTCGGCCGCCGCATGAAAGAAAGAAGAGGACAGCGCCTCGCTCGATGAACAATAGACGCAAATCGTCCTGGGCATGTCAACCTCGGGACAACGGTTTGAATGAAAAAACTTCGCGTCGCAAAACGTAACGCAGACTGCCAGTCTGCAAATGAACCAAACGGGAAAATCTTCGCGGTCGTGATAGTTTTTTCATGGTAAAGCCGGCTTGGCTTGAATCAACATTCTTTTGGCCGGGTGCAAGACAACAAGAATCCGTTTCCGATTCAAGCTTTTCTTCGCTGAATTTTTTATTGACATTGGCCGCGCGTTTTATTATATTGATAACCGTTTAAAATGTCAATACAATAACCTGAGAAATTATGGCGACTCATCAATCAGCAATCAAGCGCAATCGGCAGGCCAAGCGGCGGGCGCTGCGAAACAAGCAATATCGCTCGAAGATGCGGACGATGATCAAAAAAGTTTTGGCGGCAACCGACCGGCAAGCTGTCGAGAATGATTTTAAAAAAACCGTTTCCCTGCTCGACAAGCTGGTTACCCGCGGTGTGATTCACCAAAATAACGCGGCGAACCAAAAGTCGCGGCTGTCGAAATTTTTCAACAGCCTGCCGGCCGCGGCCACGACTTAGCGCGCAAGATTACACCAAAGCTTTCCCAAAACGCGATTTTCCTTCAGAGGAAAATCGCGTTTTTTTTGTGGGAGCTGAGATAAGGCAGAACTTTCACAAAAGCAAAAGCTGTA
This genomic interval carries:
- a CDS encoding zinc-binding dehydrogenase, with amino-acid sequence MSISISSTMRALEVRALDGKLENLALIEKPVPSPGAGEVLVRIAASPINPSDLMFLRGMYVKKKLPVIPGFEASGTVVASGGGLMARALIGRRVACAAPYNGDGTWAEYMVTSAKFCIPLRKNISLEQGASLIVNPLTAWALMEIAQAGRHRAVAQTAAASALGKMILRLGQRLGIPAINIVRRQEQVELLQALGATYVLNSSDANFDDDLKKLCQDLRVSLAFDAVAGEMAGRVLSAMPKQGRLIIYGGLSEQPCRFDPRGFIFEDKHVDGFWLSTWLQHKNPLSRMRMAMQAQKFLAGDLKTEVRARLPLEEAIDGLRQYAGDMSGGKILLAPSDHF
- a CDS encoding dipeptidase, whose product is MKWFHPALLFLICGAWACEQPPPPPKTLTDAELREKANKLAHEFIIVDTHVDVPYRLGEKMADISQRTADGDFDYVRAKAGGLDAPFMSIYVPAVYEEKGGAKKLADSLIDMVEKFAKDWPDKFAVAKSVADVQAQFARGLISLPMGMENGSPIEGRLENLRHFYARGIRYITLAHSKSNHISDSSYDPNRRWKGLSPFGKQVVAEMNRLGIMIDVSHVSDSTFYQVLRLSQAPVMASHSSCRHFTPGWERNMDDEMIKALAKNGGVIHINFGSSFLSDSIRRAEEKMWQFIQKNKINPHSEAGKSALQKFRIENKIGYADISDVIAHIDHVVKLVGVDHVGFGSDFDGVGDTLPTGLKSVADYPNLIYELLKKGYADEDIRKICSGNLLRVWSKVEQVAQQLQANPG
- a CDS encoding TIGR00730 family Rossman fold protein, yielding MPRTICVYCSSSEALSSSFFHAAAEFGALLAQRGDTLIYGGGRIGLMGAVARAVHQHGGKVIGVIPQSLQDKEVGYNNADELIITKDLRDRKAIMEARADAFVALPDGFGTLEEIFEILTLKQLQMHTKPIVLVNTNRFYDHFVRLCEHIYEERFAKPDSRQLYHLAPDPASVFSYLETYRAPKLQNKWF
- the rpsT gene encoding 30S ribosomal protein S20 codes for the protein MATHQSAIKRNRQAKRRALRNKQYRSKMRTMIKKVLAATDRQAVENDFKKTVSLLDKLVTRGVIHQNNAANQKSRLSKFFNSLPAAATT